From Calonectris borealis chromosome 9, bCalBor7.hap1.2, whole genome shotgun sequence, one genomic window encodes:
- the SAP130 gene encoding histone deacetylase complex subunit SAP130 isoform X1: protein MSSQQFPRSGAPPAGLGPAPPPIPTSGSAGLIAPAATVSDESSRDSEVAPREHIGPGGSIQPREEKQEPVVVRPYPQVQMLTQHHPVQSGAPVTVTAPPAHLTPAVPLSFSDGLMKPPLKPTMPSRPIAPAPPSTLSAPTKVPGQVTVTMESNIPQAPTIPVATISGQQGHPSNLHHIMATNVQMSIIRSSAPGPPLHIGASHLPRGAAAAAVMSSSKVTTVLRPASQLPNAATAQPAVQHIIHQPIQSRPPVTTSSTIPPAVVATVSATRAQSPVITTTAAHATESTLSRPTLSIQQHPPSAAISIQRPAQTRDTATRITLPSHPAIGTQKPQLHTMAQKTIFSTGTPVAAATVAPILATNTIASATTAGSVSHTQAPTSTIVTMTMPSHSSHATAVTTSNIPVAKVVPQQITHTSPRIQSDYTAERSNLIPLSSHRASPNPVAMETRNDNRQSVPVQFQYFLPTYPPSAYPLTAHTYTPITSSVSTIRQYPVSAQAPNSAITAQTGVGVASTVHLNPMQLMTVDASHARHIQGIQPAPISAQGIQPAPISAQGIQPAPIGTQGLHPAAPIGTQGLQPAPISAQQPQADTKTSVVLADGATIVANPISNTFNTASAATTVVQTHSQSASASAPAQGSSPRPSILRKKPTTDGLAVRKSLIPPQPPEVASTRVESTMRSTSGSPRPAGAKPKPEIHVSMATPVTVSMEAVSNQGGEQPTIAVPPTSQQPPSAIPTIIAAASPTSQPAAALSTIPGAVPAAPPTSTTIVAAPAPPSTMSGALSAVLGPAVPEIKIKEEVEPMDIMRPVSAVPPLTTSTVSPSLALLANNLSMPPSDLPPGASPRKKPRKQQHVISTEEGDMMETNSTDDEKSTAKSLLVKAEKRKSPPKEYIDEEGVRYVPVRPRPPITLLRHYRNPWKAAYHHFQRYSDVRVKEEKKAMLQEIANQKGVSCRAQGWKVHLCAAQLLQLTNLEHDVYERLTALQEGLIPKKKAATDDDLHRINELIQGNMQRCKLVMDQINEARDSMLKVLDHKDRVLKLLNKNGTVKKVSKLKRKEKV, encoded by the exons CAGGTTCAGATGTTGACGCAGCACCACCCTGTCCAGTCTGGTGCCCCAGTGACAGTGACAGCACCACCAGCACATTTGACTCCAGCTGTACCACTTTCTTTTTCAGACGGACTTATGAAG CCTCCCCTGAAGCCCACCATGCCCAGCCGGCCCATTGCTCCTGCTCCACCCTCTACTCTCTCGGCTCCCACGAAGGTTCCTGGGCAAGTTACCGTGACCATGGAAAGCAACATACCACAGGCTCCAACAATTCCTGTGGCAACAATCAGTGGGCAacag GGGCATCCTAGTAACTTGCATCATATCATGGCCACCAATGTGCAGATGTCAATCATCAGAAGTAGCGCTCCTGGGCCTCCGCTACACATCGGAGCTTCTCACCTGCCCCGAG GTGCAGCGGCTGCTGCAGTAATGTCCAGTTCTAAAGTAACGACAGTCCTGAGACCAGCTTCGCAGTTGCCAAatgcagccacagcccagccagcAGTTCAGCACATCATTCATCAGCCAATCCAG TCTCGTCCTCCTGTGACAACTTCAAGCACTATTCCTCCGGCTGTAGTGGCAACTGTCTCGGCCACAAGAGCTCAGTCCCCTGTTATAACCACAACAGCAGCACATGCCACAGAATCAACCCTCAG ccGACCCACCCTGTCTATCCAGCAGCACCCGCCTTCTGCAGCTATTAGTATTCAGCGGCCTGCACAAACGAGGGATACAGCTACTCGGATTACACTGCCGTCTCACCCAGCTATAGGAACACAGAAGCCACAGCTCCACACCATGGCTCAG aaaacCATTTTCAGTACTGGTACTCCAGTGGCAGCAGCAACAGTGGCACCTATTTTGGCAACGAATACGATTGCTTCAGCAACCACAGCTG gttCTGTGTCTCACACCCAAGCGCCTACAAGCACCATTGTCACCATGACAATGCCCTCCCATTCTTCCCATGCCACAGCTGTCACGACCTCAAACATCCCAGTTG CTAAAGTGGTTCCTCAGCAAATCACGCATACTTCTCCCCGGATCCAGTCTGAttacacagcagagaggagtAATCTCATACCCCTCTCTAGTCACCGGGCATCTCCAAACCCAGTAGCAATGGAAACCAGAAACGACAACAG GCAGTCGGTGCCTGTCCAGTTCCAGTATTTCTTACCAACATACCCGCCCTCTGCCTATCCTTTGACTGCGCACACCTATACCCCCATCACCAGCTCGGTGTCCACCATTCGCCAATATCCAG TTTCAGCCCAGGCGCCCAACTCGGCCATCACGGCTCAGACTGGCGTAGGAGTGGCCTCCACGGTCCACCTCAACCCCATGCAGCTGATGACTGTAGATGCGTCTCACGCCCGTCACATCCAGGGCATCCAGCCGGCACCCATCAGCGCGCAGGGGATCCAGCCAGCGCCAATCAGTGCCCAGGGCATTCAGCCAGCACCAATTGGGACGCAAGGGCTCCACCCCGCTGCACCAATTGGCACGCAGGGACTGCAGCCAGCACCAatcagtgctcagcagccacaGGCCGACACCAAGACTTCAG TAGTCTTGGCAGACGGAGCCACCATTGTGGCCAATCCTATTAGCAACACATTCAACACGGCTTCTGCAGCAACTACAGTTGTGCAGACCCATAGCCAGAGTGCCAGTGCCAGTGCGCCAGCCCAGGGCTCTTCCCCGCGCCCCAGCATCCTCCGGAAGAAACCAACCACCGATGG CCTGGCAGTCCGGAAAAGCTTAATTCCACCTCAGCCACCTGAAGTAGCTAGCACACGTGTCGAGAGTACTATGCGAAGCACATCTGGATCACCAAGGCCTGCTGG TGCCAAGCCAAAACCTGAAATTCATGTGTCCATGGCCACTCCAGTCACTGTGTCTATGGAGGCAGTATCTAATCAAGGCGGCGAGCAGCCCACCATTGCGGTCCCCCCCACTTCCCAGCAACCCCCCTCTGCCATTCCAACAATCATCGCAGCAGCCAGTCCCACTTcgcagcctgcagcagctctgtccaCCATTCCAGGAGCTGTCCCGGCCGCTCCACCAACTTCTACCACAATTGTGGCAGCACCCGCTCCTCCATCGACCATGAGCGGTGCCCTCTCAGCAGTGCTGGGTCCTGCGGTACCAGAGATAAAAATCAAAGAGGAAGTGGAGCCTATGGACATAATGCGGCCAGTATCTG cAGTCCCTCCTTTGACTACGAGTACTGTGTCTCCCTCTTTGGCATTGCTGGCCAACAACCTTTCAATGCCTCCAAGTGATTTGCCACCTGGTGCCTCCCCGAGGAAGAAACCCCGTAAGCAGCAGCatgtcatctccacagaggaagGGGACATGATGGAAACAAACAGCACGGATGATGAGAAATCCACTGCCAAAAGTTTGCTGGTGAAGGCAGAGAAGCGCAAGTCTCCTCCAAAGGAGTATATTG ATGAAGAAGGTGTAAGATACGTCCCTGTGCGTCCAAGGCCGCCTATCACATTGCTCCGGCATTATCGCAATCCTTGGAAAGCCGCTTACCACCACTTCCAGAGATACAGCGATGTCCGGGTAAAAG AAGAGAAGAAGGCCATGCTACAGGAGATTGCCAATCAGAAGGGTGTATCCTGCCGCGCGCAAGGGTGGAAGGTCCATCTCTGTGCGGCGCAGCTACTTCAGCTG ACCAACCTGGAGCATGATGTGTACGAGAGGCTGACTGCCCTGCAGGAGGGACTCATTCCGAAGAAAAAGGCAGCGACCGACGATGACTTGCATCGAATCAATGAACTGATACAG GGGAATATGCAGAGGTGTAAACTTGTGATGGATCAAATCAACGAGGCTCGAGACTCCATGCTAAAGGTCTTGGATCACAAGGATCGTGTTTTGAAGCTTCTGAACAAGAATGGAACTGTCAAGAAAGTATCCAAATTAAAGCGAAAGGAGAAGGTGTAA